In Thalassotalea fonticola, a single genomic region encodes these proteins:
- a CDS encoding GntR family transcriptional regulator — MNFKNPARKAPVTTADKIFETMQHEIVEGEIIAGSKISEPELAKKYQVSRSTLREALNRLEKCHLIERKANVGSRVVECTVKGLLEIYVVREALEGMACRLAANQMKDDEIQELQTILAAHGQEKQLQDGIAYYQEEGDLDFHYRVIQGSNNQQLINILCGELYHLVRMYRCQFGMNSPRASRAYGEHKAILHAIADRDGELAEMLMRRHIAASRKNIERKLEQESE, encoded by the coding sequence ATGAACTTTAAAAACCCAGCAAGAAAAGCACCAGTTACCACTGCCGATAAAATATTTGAAACCATGCAACATGAAATTGTTGAAGGGGAAATAATCGCGGGTAGCAAAATAAGTGAGCCAGAACTTGCTAAAAAATATCAAGTAAGTCGCTCAACTCTTCGTGAAGCCTTAAACCGTTTAGAAAAATGTCATTTAATAGAGCGAAAAGCCAATGTAGGTTCACGCGTTGTTGAATGTACCGTCAAAGGCTTGCTAGAAATATATGTCGTTCGTGAAGCACTAGAAGGTATGGCTTGTCGTTTAGCTGCTAACCAAATGAAAGATGATGAAATACAAGAGCTGCAAACAATCCTTGCTGCTCATGGCCAAGAAAAACAACTTCAAGATGGCATCGCTTATTATCAGGAAGAAGGGGATTTAGATTTTCATTATCGAGTGATTCAAGGCAGTAACAATCAACAACTAATCAATATTCTTTGTGGTGAACTATATCACCTTGTACGTATGTATCGTTGCCAGTTTGGCATGAACAGCCCGCGTGCAAGTCGTGCTTATGGTGAGCACAAAGCAATTTTACATGCGATAGCTGATAGAGATGGTGAATTGGCAGAAATGCTGATGCGCCGACATATTGCAGCATCGCGCAAAAATATCGAAAGAAAACTAGAACAGGAAAGTGAATAA
- the prpB gene encoding methylisocitrate lyase, whose translation MTTQLSPGAKFRLALQNNKPLQVVGTINAYCAMMAEQLGHQAIYLSGGGVANASYGLPDLGMTSLNDVVADVQRITAASSLPLLVDIDTGWGGAFNIAKTVRDMEKAGAAAVHIEDQVAQKRCGHRPNKEIVSTQEMVDRIKAAVDARTDNDFFIMARTDAFAQEGLEAALERAKAYVAAGADGIFAEAVKTEEHYRAFTEALDVPVLANITEFGQTELWNKEQLGEWGCAMVLYPLSAFRAMNKAAELVYKTLLADGDQKAVIDNMQTRMDLYDYLGYHDYEQKLDALFSEGKNK comes from the coding sequence ATGACAACTCAATTATCTCCAGGTGCAAAATTTCGTTTAGCACTTCAAAACAACAAGCCACTACAAGTAGTAGGTACGATTAATGCGTATTGCGCAATGATGGCTGAGCAACTTGGTCACCAGGCTATATACCTTTCTGGTGGCGGTGTTGCCAACGCATCTTACGGTTTACCTGATTTAGGTATGACATCTTTAAATGATGTTGTTGCTGACGTACAACGTATTACTGCGGCGTCTAGTTTACCCTTGTTAGTTGATATCGACACAGGTTGGGGCGGAGCATTCAATATTGCTAAAACTGTTCGCGATATGGAAAAGGCCGGAGCAGCAGCGGTTCATATTGAAGACCAAGTAGCGCAAAAGCGTTGTGGGCATCGTCCAAATAAAGAAATCGTATCAACTCAGGAAATGGTTGATCGTATTAAAGCCGCTGTTGACGCACGTACAGATAACGACTTCTTCATCATGGCTCGTACAGATGCATTCGCTCAAGAAGGTTTAGAAGCTGCCCTTGAACGCGCTAAAGCATACGTTGCTGCTGGTGCTGACGGTATATTTGCCGAAGCGGTTAAAACTGAAGAGCACTACCGTGCATTCACCGAAGCACTTGATGTACCAGTATTGGCAAATATTACAGAATTTGGTCAAACTGAACTTTGGAATAAAGAGCAATTAGGCGAGTGGGGCTGTGCAATGGTGCTTTACCCATTATCAGCATTTCGTGCAATGAACAAAGCCGCTGAGCTTGTTTATAAAACTTTACTAGCCGATGGCGACCAAAAAGCAGTAATTGATAACATGCAAACACGTATGGATCTTTATGATTACCTTGGTTACCACGATTACGAGCAAAAGCTGGATGCGCTTTTCTCTGAAGGCAAAAATAAGTAA
- the prpC gene encoding bifunctional 2-methylcitrate synthase/citrate synthase, translating into MSDKKIGGAGLRGQSAGETKLCTVGQSGSGLTYCGYDVADLAENSTFEEVAYLLFNGELPNQAELDAYKAELHAMRDLPQALKEVLERIPADAHPMDVMRTGASFLGNVEPENDFSEQRTAANRLLAAFPAIMTYWYRFSHDGVKIDCVTEEESLGGHFLRLLNGEEPSAQHKRVMDVSLILYAEHEFNASTFTARVCASTLSDMFSCITGAIGTLRGPLHGGANEAAMDMILKFNSPSDAKEQMAGMLERKEKIMGFGHAIYRTSDPRNVIIKSWSEKLAQENGDTSLYDISVACEEFMWDTKKLFCNADFFHASTYNYMGIPTKLFTPIFVCSRLTGWAAHVMEQRENNRIIRPSADYTGSEPRTVGPISER; encoded by the coding sequence ATGTCAGATAAAAAAATTGGTGGTGCAGGTCTACGTGGTCAAAGTGCCGGTGAAACAAAATTATGTACAGTGGGTCAATCGGGTTCAGGTTTAACTTATTGTGGTTACGATGTTGCAGACCTTGCCGAGAACTCTACATTTGAAGAAGTAGCTTACCTTTTATTCAACGGTGAATTACCAAATCAAGCAGAATTAGATGCTTATAAAGCAGAACTACATGCAATGCGTGACTTACCACAAGCTCTTAAAGAAGTACTAGAGCGTATTCCTGCCGATGCTCACCCTATGGATGTTATGCGTACCGGTGCATCTTTCTTAGGAAACGTGGAGCCTGAAAATGATTTTTCAGAGCAACGCACTGCTGCTAACCGTTTACTTGCTGCATTCCCGGCAATTATGACTTACTGGTATCGCTTCAGCCATGATGGTGTAAAAATTGATTGTGTTACTGAAGAAGAGTCTTTAGGTGGTCATTTCTTACGTCTTCTTAACGGTGAAGAGCCGTCTGCTCAACACAAACGTGTAATGGATGTATCACTTATTCTTTATGCTGAGCATGAGTTTAACGCTTCTACATTTACAGCTCGTGTTTGTGCATCTACACTTTCTGACATGTTCTCATGTATTACTGGTGCTATTGGTACTCTTCGTGGTCCTTTACACGGCGGCGCAAACGAAGCAGCTATGGATATGATCTTAAAGTTCAACTCACCATCAGATGCTAAAGAGCAAATGGCAGGTATGTTAGAACGCAAAGAAAAAATTATGGGCTTTGGTCACGCAATTTACCGCACATCAGATCCTCGTAACGTTATTATCAAATCTTGGTCAGAAAAATTAGCGCAAGAAAATGGTGATACATCACTTTACGATATCTCTGTAGCCTGTGAAGAATTCATGTGGGATACCAAGAAACTATTCTGTAATGCTGACTTTTTCCATGCATCAACCTACAACTATATGGGTATTCCAACTAAACTATTTACACCAATTTTTGTGTGTTCACGTTTAACTGGTTGGGCAGCTCATGTAATGGAACAACGTGAAAATAACCGTATTATCCGCCCAAGCGCAGATTATACCGGTTCAGAACCACGTACTGTGGGTCCTATCTCTGAGAGATAA
- the acnD gene encoding Fe/S-dependent 2-methylisocitrate dehydratase AcnD yields MNYEYRKPLPGANIDFFDTRAAVEAITPGSYAKLPYTSRVLAEQLVRRCDPATLTDSLKQIIQSKQDLDFPWYPARVVCHDILGQTALVDLAGLRDAIADQGGDPAKVNPVVPTQLIVDHSLAVEAPGFDPEAFDKNRSIEDRRNEHRFHFIEWTKTAFKNVDVIPAGNGIMHQINLEKMSPVIQARDGVAFPDTCVGTDSHTPHIDALGVIAIGVGGLEAETVMLGRPSMMRLPNIIGVKLTGKRKPGITATDMVLAITEFLRNEKVVSSYLEFFGEGTKDLTIGDRATISNMTPEYGASAGMFYIDEQTIDYLKITGREPEQVSLVETYAKHTGLWADDLVEAQYPRVIEFDLSTVTRNLAGPSNPHRRLATSDLASKDIAKDLDACKAEEEQGLMPDGAVIIAAITSCTNTSNPRNVVAAGLIAKRANELGLVRKPWVKSSFAPGSKVAKLYLEESGLLPEMEKLGFGIVGYACTTCNGMSGSLDPKIQQEIIDRDLYSTAVLSGNRNFDGRIHPHAKQAFLASPPLVVAYAIAGTMRFDIEKDILGQDQNGNDITLKDIWPSDEEIDAIVESSVKPEQFNKVYTPMFDLGAFEPAESPLYAWDETSTYIRRPPYWEGALAGERTMKGMVPLAVLGDNITTDHLSPSNAIQLNSAAGAYLDKMGLPEADFNSYATHRGDHLTAQRATFANPKLFNEMCKDDNGEVKQGSLARIEPEGTESRMWEAIETYMQRKQPLIIIAGADYGQGSSRDWAAKGVRLAGVEVIVSEGFERIHRTNLVGMGVLPLEFTNGETRHTYNIDGTETYDVAGTTAPGAAMTVIMTRRNGEVVEIPVKCRLDTAEEVSVYAAGGVLQKFANDFLESNA; encoded by the coding sequence ATGAACTATGAATACCGCAAGCCTCTACCGGGTGCTAATATCGACTTCTTTGATACGCGTGCCGCGGTTGAAGCCATTACCCCTGGTAGCTATGCAAAATTACCTTATACATCACGTGTATTAGCTGAACAACTTGTTCGTCGTTGTGATCCTGCTACTTTAACTGATTCGTTAAAGCAAATTATACAAAGTAAACAAGACCTGGATTTCCCTTGGTATCCTGCTCGTGTAGTTTGTCATGATATTTTAGGTCAAACAGCCTTAGTTGATTTAGCAGGTCTTCGCGACGCTATCGCTGATCAAGGTGGCGATCCTGCTAAAGTTAACCCTGTTGTTCCTACACAGTTAATTGTTGATCACTCTCTGGCTGTAGAAGCTCCTGGTTTTGATCCTGAAGCATTCGATAAAAACCGTAGCATTGAAGACAGACGTAATGAACACCGCTTCCACTTTATTGAGTGGACTAAAACTGCCTTTAAAAATGTTGATGTGATCCCTGCCGGCAACGGTATCATGCATCAAATTAACTTAGAGAAAATGTCTCCTGTTATTCAAGCGCGTGACGGTGTTGCTTTCCCTGATACTTGTGTAGGTACAGATTCTCATACACCACATATTGATGCCTTAGGTGTTATTGCTATTGGTGTTGGTGGTTTAGAAGCTGAAACGGTAATGCTTGGTCGCCCATCTATGATGCGCTTACCAAACATTATTGGTGTTAAGTTAACGGGTAAACGCAAGCCAGGTATCACAGCTACCGATATGGTATTAGCAATCACTGAATTCTTACGTAATGAAAAAGTAGTCTCTAGCTACTTAGAATTCTTCGGTGAAGGTACAAAAGATTTAACCATTGGGGACAGAGCAACTATCTCAAACATGACACCAGAATACGGTGCATCTGCGGGTATGTTCTACATTGATGAACAAACCATTGATTACTTAAAAATTACCGGTCGTGAGCCTGAGCAAGTTTCTTTAGTAGAAACGTACGCTAAGCACACCGGTTTATGGGCCGATGATTTAGTTGAAGCACAGTATCCACGTGTTATCGAGTTTGATTTATCAACCGTTACTCGTAACTTAGCAGGTCCTTCTAATCCACATCGTCGTCTAGCAACTTCGGATTTAGCATCGAAAGACATTGCCAAAGACTTAGACGCTTGTAAGGCTGAAGAAGAGCAAGGCCTAATGCCTGATGGTGCTGTAATTATTGCAGCTATTACTTCATGTACTAACACATCTAACCCTCGTAACGTTGTTGCAGCTGGTCTTATTGCTAAGCGTGCAAACGAATTAGGTTTAGTGCGTAAGCCTTGGGTTAAATCGTCATTTGCTCCAGGTTCAAAAGTTGCGAAGCTTTATCTTGAAGAGTCAGGTTTATTACCAGAAATGGAAAAGCTTGGTTTTGGTATTGTTGGTTATGCATGTACTACCTGTAATGGGATGTCAGGTTCACTTGATCCGAAAATACAGCAAGAAATCATTGATCGCGATTTATATTCTACCGCGGTACTTTCTGGTAACCGTAACTTTGATGGTCGTATACACCCGCACGCGAAACAAGCGTTCTTGGCGTCACCACCACTTGTTGTTGCTTACGCGATTGCCGGTACCATGCGTTTTGATATTGAAAAAGACATTCTAGGTCAAGATCAAAACGGTAACGACATTACGCTTAAAGATATTTGGCCAAGTGATGAAGAAATCGATGCAATAGTCGAATCAAGCGTTAAGCCTGAGCAGTTCAATAAAGTTTATACGCCAATGTTTGATTTAGGCGCATTCGAACCAGCTGAAAGCCCATTATACGCTTGGGATGAAACCAGTACTTATATTCGCCGTCCGCCATATTGGGAAGGTGCATTAGCCGGTGAACGTACAATGAAAGGAATGGTGCCATTAGCAGTCCTTGGTGACAACATTACTACCGATCATCTATCACCATCTAACGCTATTCAATTAAACAGTGCAGCAGGTGCTTATCTAGATAAAATGGGCTTACCAGAAGCTGATTTTAACTCATACGCAACACACCGTGGTGATCACTTAACGGCACAACGTGCAACGTTTGCTAATCCGAAACTTTTCAATGAAATGTGTAAAGATGATAACGGCGAAGTTAAGCAAGGCTCTCTAGCTCGTATTGAGCCAGAAGGTACTGAATCTCGTATGTGGGAAGCGATTGAAACTTACATGCAGCGTAAACAGCCATTGATTATCATCGCGGGTGCTGACTATGGTCAAGGTTCATCACGTGATTGGGCTGCAAAAGGCGTTCGTCTTGCTGGTGTAGAAGTTATTGTTTCTGAAGGTTTCGAGCGTATTCACCGCACCAACTTAGTTGGTATGGGGGTACTACCATTAGAATTTACTAATGGTGAAACTCGTCACACTTACAACATTGATGGCACTGAAACTTACGATGTTGCAGGAACTACTGCACCAGGCGCAGCAATGACTGTGATAATGACGCGTCGTAATGGCGAAGTAGTAGAGATCCCAGTGAAGTGTCGTTTAGATACAGCTGAAGAAGTTTCTGTTTACGCTGCTGGCGGAGTACTTCAGAAGTTTGCCAACGACTTCCTCGAGTCTAATGCCTAA
- the prpF gene encoding 2-methylaconitate cis-trans isomerase PrpF, producing MSSIPQVKIPATYIRGGTSKGVFFNLTDLPDRCQVPGEARDNMLLRVIGSPDPYGKQTDGMGGATSSTSKTVILAKSEVADHDVDYLFGQVAIDKAFVDWSGNCGNLTAAVGSFAIMSGLVDPARIPENGVCTVRIWQKNISKTIVAQVPITNGEVQETGCFELDGVTFPAAEVPVEFIAPVDPSEAMFPTGNVVDDLEVPGIGTFKATMITAGIPTIFLNAEEIGYQGTELQEAINGSDEILNWFETVRAHGAIKMGLISDVSEAKARQHTPKVAFVSPAKAYTSSSGKDITASDIDLNVRALSMGKLHHAMMGTAAVAIGTAAAIPGTLVNLAAGGGERNTVTFGHPSGTLKVGAEAAEVNGAWTVNKAIMSRSARVLMEGWVRIPGDSF from the coding sequence ATGAGTTCAATTCCTCAAGTAAAGATCCCTGCTACGTATATTCGTGGTGGTACATCAAAAGGTGTATTTTTTAATTTAACTGATTTACCTGATCGTTGTCAGGTACCAGGTGAAGCCCGCGATAACATGTTACTTCGCGTTATTGGTTCTCCAGATCCATACGGTAAACAAACAGACGGTATGGGTGGTGCCACATCAAGCACCAGTAAAACGGTTATTTTAGCGAAAAGCGAAGTAGCAGATCACGATGTAGACTATTTGTTTGGTCAAGTGGCCATTGATAAAGCGTTTGTTGATTGGTCGGGTAACTGTGGTAATTTAACTGCTGCAGTTGGTTCTTTTGCGATTATGTCTGGTCTTGTAGATCCCGCCCGTATCCCTGAAAATGGTGTATGTACGGTTCGAATTTGGCAGAAAAACATTTCCAAAACCATTGTTGCGCAAGTACCAATTACAAACGGCGAAGTTCAAGAAACAGGGTGTTTTGAATTAGATGGTGTTACTTTTCCTGCTGCTGAAGTGCCTGTTGAATTTATAGCACCTGTAGACCCATCAGAGGCAATGTTTCCAACAGGTAATGTTGTTGATGATTTAGAAGTCCCTGGTATTGGCACATTTAAAGCCACAATGATCACCGCAGGCATACCAACTATTTTCTTAAATGCAGAAGAGATTGGTTACCAAGGTACTGAGCTACAAGAAGCGATTAATGGCAGTGATGAGATCTTAAATTGGTTTGAAACCGTTCGTGCCCATGGCGCCATAAAAATGGGATTAATCAGTGATGTATCTGAGGCAAAAGCACGCCAGCACACGCCTAAAGTAGCCTTTGTATCACCTGCTAAAGCGTATACTTCTTCAAGTGGTAAAGACATCACCGCGAGTGACATCGACTTAAATGTCCGTGCCTTGTCTATGGGTAAACTACACCATGCAATGATGGGCACAGCAGCTGTTGCCATAGGTACTGCTGCGGCAATCCCTGGTACTCTTGTTAACCTTGCAGCGGGCGGCGGTGAGCGTAACACTGTTACCTTTGGTCACCCATCAGGTACATTAAAAGTTGGCGCAGAAGCGGCTGAAGTAAATGGTGCTTGGACAGTTAACAAAGCTATTATGAGCCGTAGTGCACGCGTACTTATGGAAGGTTGGGTAAGAATTCCCGGAGATTCGTTTTAA